The Etheostoma spectabile isolate EspeVRDwgs_2016 chromosome 4, UIUC_Espe_1.0, whole genome shotgun sequence sequence GGCTAACAGATTGCTCTTCTTCATAGGCAGCGCCCCATACCTTGCATGCTTTAGTGTGGAGGTGTAGGCACATTTTCTCGCCACCTGCCGAGCCAAAGAAAAGAGCTCCACCCGTCTCAGCAAAAGGGCATTGTCGCGCATACAGAACTGGGCTGCAGCTTCATTGATGATCAACTGAGGAGGAAAAGCACTAAGTGAAGAAGGGACAACCACTGAAAATATCATGCAGACAATAACATAATCACTTTTTACATCTTACAGCTGCCCTCTGGATTGCAATGTGAACTTTAGCAACAGACTATTGTATGAAACATGATGTGATACATTCAAAACTTCCTCATTGCTCTTGTCTTTGGTGCTTTTACCTCATGATGTGTGAGCTgcttcccctctctcctcttggAGTCAAAGCGTCCATAGATAAGACTGTACTTTcggatttcttcttctttgcttacATCTTGGGACCCCATTTTGAAGATGTGTCCCACAGTCTTTGCCATCTTCTTGTTCATCCTAAGCAGAGTTTTCCACTCTGTAGGATCCGACCTGGGCAGGGTCCTGAGGAGCCTCTCCACACTCTCCACCACAGCCCTTGCGGTCTCCCCATCCAGCTGTCCTCCGGGCCAGGCTGACAGGGCCGACGAGGCAAGAGAAACAGAGGGGCTAGGAGATGTGGAGGGACCTGGCGGACATGGTGACAGCAGAGGTGGGCTCGGGGGCTCCTCGTCTATTCCAGATGCCCCATCAGGCTCTGGGCTGAGCCAGTGTGGGTCCATGGGGGACAGTTTTTCCCTGTAGTGTGTGTCTGGTGGCTGTGGGGAGGCCTGGGAGCAAGGGCTTCTTGGACTCCCACTGTGCATTGGAGTAAGACACGCCCGATCTTCCCTTTCGCACGGTGACTCcggctgcccgttgctcaaagaCTTCCTGGGCCCGCCTGCTGATCCACCAGTGCCAGTCCCCTCCACTTTGAACAGTGGGATGCCCCCGAGAGGAACGTTAGAGACAGGCTGGCTGAAAAGGGCAGGGTTTGCTGCCCAGTCTCGGAGAGCTTTCTGGAGCCTACGCACATGCAGTGGCTTGGTGGCCATGCCAACTAGAGCCATGATCTCCAGAAACTCCTCCTCGGctgcctcacagagctgctgcacATCGTCACCACCCTGCTGGATGAAGGTTTCATAATAGGCCAGCAGGTTGGCCCTCTGCAGCACCCGATAGAGCTGCAGCTCCCCAAGTGTGCGTGGCAGAGACATGGCACACAGCTGTGGAAAGTTTAGGAGAAAGGAAAGACATGAACCTGTAGGTGGAGAAATCCTGTACaagttttttattatgttttttattattattaaattaggCTTATTTATTGTTAATGTCATTTGGACTCTATTTAGTAGGCTACCTGTTCCACACTCTTTTATCTTCATGaaacattaatacaaaaaagataaatataggAACTTTTCATGCTTCGGAAATGAATAGTTTCCTCCATATGCATAACTATTTTGACCTTGTAGCGCTTATGACTGATGGTGAAGTACACATGAACCTCTCTTACCTCCTTTAGTCAGGTAGACTAATGTGCAGAAACGGGAAAATAGTAAGGTGTGTCTCCAAACCACCGATGTCACAGGTCGGTAGGCTACTCCCGCAGTGAAACtgataaagaaatacaaacacatttcGGTTGATCAATTAAACAAAATCACGTTACATGTCAGACGATCAGACTAAAGTAGAAACACTTGGATTGGCTCCTGCTAAAATAAAACCACCAACTGGAGGCAATTAATTAGCCTAGGCTAGTCTATCCGTGAGCCAGATGTTCGCAGAA is a genomic window containing:
- the nab2 gene encoding NGFI-A-binding protein 2 isoform X4, whose protein sequence is MCLYFFISFTAGVAYRPVTSVVWRHTLLFSRFCTLVYLTKGGSCLSFLLNFPQLCAMSLPRTLGELQLYRVLQRANLLAYYETFIQQGGDDVQQLCEAAEEEFLEIMALVGMATKPLHVRRLQKALRDWAANPALFSQPVSNVPLGGIPLFKVEGTGTGGSAGGPRKSLSNGQPESPCEREDRACLTPMHSGSPRSPCSQASPQPPDTHYREKLSPMDPHWLSPEPDGASGIDEEPPSPPLLSPCPPGPSTSPSPSVSLASSALSAWPGGQLDGETARAVVESVERLLRTLPRSDPTEWKTLLRMNKKMAKTVGHIFKMGSQDVSKEEEIRKYSLIYGRFDSKRREGKQLTHHELIINEAAAQFCMRDNALLLRRVELFSLARQVARKCAYTSTLKHARPRQ
- the nab2 gene encoding NGFI-A-binding protein 2 isoform X3, which gives rise to MCLYFFISFTAGVAYRPVTSVVWRHTLLFSRFCTLVYLTKGGSCLSFLLNFPQLCAMSLPRTLGELQLYRVLQRANLLAYYETFIQQGGDDVQQLCEAAEEEFLEIMALVGMATKPLHVRRLQKALRDWAANPALFSQPVSNVPLGGIPLFKVEGTGTGGSAGGPRKSLSNGQPESPCEREDRACLTPMHSGSPRSPCSQASPQPPDTHYREKLSPMDPHWLSPEPDGASGIDEEPPSPPLLSPCPPGPSTSPSPSVSLASSALSAWPGGQLDGETARAVVESVERLLRTLPRSDPTEWKTLLRMNKKMAKTVGHIFKMGSQDVSKEEEIRKYSLIYGRFDSKRREGKQLTHHELIINEAAAQFCMRDNALLLRRVELFSLARQVARKCAYTSTLKHARTNTDENSVLCQKRARHEVIMPESVPSFLGVEGSEGLTQRADDDSLSAESLDSVSHDHDSKVERRSSITVCRSSSPCITKDDSNHRGK
- the nab2 gene encoding NGFI-A-binding protein 2 isoform X1 codes for the protein MCLYFFISFTAGVAYRPVTSVVWRHTLLFSRFCTLVYLTKGGSCLSFLLNFPQLCAMSLPRTLGELQLYRVLQRANLLAYYETFIQQGGDDVQQLCEAAEEEFLEIMALVGMATKPLHVRRLQKALRDWAANPALFSQPVSNVPLGGIPLFKVEGTGTGGSAGGPRKSLSNGQPESPCEREDRACLTPMHSGSPRSPCSQASPQPPDTHYREKLSPMDPHWLSPEPDGASGIDEEPPSPPLLSPCPPGPSTSPSPSVSLASSALSAWPGGQLDGETARAVVESVERLLRTLPRSDPTEWKTLLRMNKKMAKTVGHIFKMGSQDVSKEEEIRKYSLIYGRFDSKRREGKQLTHHELIINEAAAQFCMRDNALLLRRVELFSLARQVARKCAYTSTLKHARTNTDENSVLCQKRARHEVIMPESVPSFLGVEGSEGLTQRADDDSLSAESLDSVSHDIGSQCNQSPSPRPHTDTSNPANWSRHLIQQTLMDEGLRLARMVSHDRAGKISLGSEQNHSTDHDSKVERRSSITVCRSSSPCITKDDSNHRGK
- the nab2 gene encoding NGFI-A-binding protein 2 isoform X2, encoding MSLPRTLGELQLYRVLQRANLLAYYETFIQQGGDDVQQLCEAAEEEFLEIMALVGMATKPLHVRRLQKALRDWAANPALFSQPVSNVPLGGIPLFKVEGTGTGGSAGGPRKSLSNGQPESPCEREDRACLTPMHSGSPRSPCSQASPQPPDTHYREKLSPMDPHWLSPEPDGASGIDEEPPSPPLLSPCPPGPSTSPSPSVSLASSALSAWPGGQLDGETARAVVESVERLLRTLPRSDPTEWKTLLRMNKKMAKTVGHIFKMGSQDVSKEEEIRKYSLIYGRFDSKRREGKQLTHHELIINEAAAQFCMRDNALLLRRVELFSLARQVARKCAYTSTLKHARTNTDENSVLCQKRARHEVIMPESVPSFLGVEGSEGLTQRADDDSLSAESLDSVSHDIGSQCNQSPSPRPHTDTSNPANWSRHLIQQTLMDEGLRLARMVSHDRAGKISLGSEQNHSTDHDSKVERRSSITVCRSSSPCITKDDSNHRGK